The Chitinophagales bacterium genome contains a region encoding:
- a CDS encoding T9SS type A sorting domain-containing protein, which translates to MRRFLFLVLFVFGLLIARSQSIEYEWTKVFDSEIGIVSSTVDEEKNLILVGNFGDTVDFDPGTGVINEVANGIRDIFILKLDSNGVFKWVETFGDAHYNSATDVLINRDGDILISGYFNVSLTIDTGNGTISLFSNNSSKDIYIMKLSDTGGFKWIKSIGGNETEGINSIEEDMDGYIYATGDFRGQVDFDSGLDTFNVTSSISGGDLYVLKLDPNGDFQWVQTIGDDANGAFANGNSICVDSFGYVYVTGIFSDTIDFNPDVGHFFLNSYSYFYPDFFILKLDSAGSFVWAMDSKDSLNLNTFAEGNSIHIDPFGDVIVSGTFNGLREVGYGNTQTSITSNGLDDVFILKLDPNGDLIWVRTFGSSGEETAIAGIDKYGNVYVSGVFNDTVDFNSGDNVYNLVPSYNEDIYLLKLNPFGNFLWVKNLEGISTPEYTSFLDVDLFGNIYMIGGFSGTLDFNPTNGIRNITSNSLNGFINKLSQCTPSIEYVSIQACDYYLSPRFDPFNPSGGGAYNQSTDTISFTLQASNGCDSIVYVDLTINNSSPAPTNRDTILICDSTYVWPVDGNTYDFVSGNNYGILSTHDLSHTYTNAGGCDSIVEAFLVMLNGWVVGIATTSTGEPILNSKVSLIEFDPMDSTLTQIDTAYTDSSLLFIDSLGIFFFTFVEESPNIFMKVIPDSVLYPGELPTYYNGSVLWQGASPAFCESSFSTIAGVNPGGDGFIGGFINQGAGKSGNAAGGVTVILVNSDGEVVAMTTTDENGYFSFDDIPEDDTYSIWVDQPFLHNSLAPEIELTNSEPEKDSLQFLLHPTYLELLGDEEEDSVDVGIAEYEQFDFKVYPNPTNSSFNIDLSGMQQNNGQLYKVEIYDVVGQLIYSKEAEQEILNVSTDQWSSGLYNIRLINKSGNAFGYKKLVVTGY; encoded by the coding sequence ATGAGAAGGTTTTTGTTTTTGGTGTTGTTTGTTTTTGGACTACTTATTGCAAGGTCTCAATCAATTGAATATGAATGGACAAAAGTCTTTGACAGTGAAATTGGAATAGTTTCATCTACGGTAGATGAGGAAAAAAACCTGATTTTAGTGGGCAATTTTGGAGATACAGTTGATTTTGATCCTGGAACTGGTGTTATTAACGAGGTGGCTAACGGCATTCGGGATATATTTATATTAAAATTAGATTCGAATGGAGTTTTTAAATGGGTTGAAACTTTTGGTGATGCACATTACAACTCAGCTACTGACGTTTTGATTAACCGAGATGGTGATATCTTGATTTCCGGATATTTCAACGTGTCTTTAACAATTGATACTGGAAATGGAACAATTAGTTTATTTTCAAATAATAGCAGTAAAGATATTTATATAATGAAGCTGAGTGATACTGGAGGTTTTAAATGGATTAAAAGTATAGGGGGAAATGAAACTGAAGGTATTAATTCTATAGAAGAAGATATGGATGGGTATATTTATGCTACAGGCGATTTTAGAGGGCAGGTAGATTTTGATTCTGGGCTTGATACTTTTAACGTTACTTCAAGTATTTCTGGTGGGGATCTTTATGTTTTGAAATTAGATCCAAATGGAGATTTTCAATGGGTCCAAACTATAGGTGATGATGCCAATGGAGCTTTTGCTAATGGAAATTCAATTTGTGTTGATTCGTTTGGTTATGTGTATGTAACAGGAATATTTTCTGATACTATAGATTTCAACCCTGATGTTGGGCATTTTTTCTTGAACTCTTATAGTTACTTTTATCCAGATTTTTTTATTCTTAAGTTAGATAGTGCTGGTAGTTTTGTTTGGGCTATGGATTCTAAGGATAGCCTTAATCTTAATACTTTTGCAGAAGGAAATTCAATTCATATTGACCCGTTTGGGGATGTAATTGTATCGGGCACTTTTAATGGGCTAAGAGAAGTTGGCTATGGAAATACACAAACTAGTATTACTTCAAATGGGTTAGATGATGTTTTCATTCTGAAATTAGATCCAAATGGAGATTTGATTTGGGTTAGGACGTTTGGTAGTTCAGGTGAAGAAACTGCTATAGCTGGTATTGATAAGTATGGAAATGTATATGTTTCTGGTGTTTTTAATGATACTGTCGATTTTAACTCAGGAGATAATGTGTATAATTTGGTTCCTAGCTATAATGAGGATATTTATTTGCTTAAATTAAATCCTTTTGGAAATTTTCTATGGGTTAAGAACTTGGAAGGAATTAGTACTCCTGAATACACATCTTTTCTTGATGTTGATCTTTTTGGGAATATATATATGATAGGTGGATTTTCTGGGACATTAGATTTTAATCCAACTAATGGAATAAGAAATATAACTTCAAATTCACTGAATGGATTTATTAACAAGTTAAGTCAATGCACTCCTTCTATTGAGTATGTTAGTATTCAAGCTTGCGATTATTATCTTTCCCCAAGATTTGATCCGTTTAATCCAAGTGGTGGCGGGGCTTATAATCAAAGTACTGATACAATTTCTTTTACCCTACAAGCTTCAAATGGATGCGATAGCATAGTTTATGTAGATTTGACGATCAATAATAGTTCTCCTGCTCCAACAAATAGAGATACGATTCTAATTTGTGACAGTACTTATGTCTGGCCAGTAGATGGCAATACCTATGATTTTGTTTCTGGAAACAATTATGGTATTTTGAGTACTCATGATCTTTCACACACATATACTAATGCAGGAGGGTGTGATAGTATCGTTGAAGCATTCTTGGTTATGTTGAACGGTTGGGTTGTAGGAATTGCAACTACCAGCACAGGTGAGCCAATTTTAAACTCAAAGGTATCGCTTATTGAATTTGACCCAATGGATAGTACATTGACTCAGATTGATACAGCATACACAGATTCCTCTCTTTTATTTATAGATTCACTTGGGATATTCTTTTTTACATTCGTTGAAGAATCTCCAAATATTTTCATGAAAGTGATACCGGATTCGGTTTTGTACCCTGGTGAACTACCTACATATTACAATGGGTCTGTATTATGGCAAGGTGCAAGTCCGGCATTTTGTGAATCTAGCTTCTCAACCATAGCAGGAGTGAATCCCGGTGGCGATGGTTTTATTGGTGGCTTTATCAATCAGGGGGCAGGAAAAAGTGGAAATGCTGCTGGTGGAGTTACAGTAATCTTGGTCAATAGCGATGGGGAAGTAGTGGCCATGACTACAACAGATGAAAACGGCTATTTCTCCTTTGATGATATCCCAGAAGATGATACTTATTCTATTTGGGTAGATCAACCGTTTTTGCATAATAGCTTGGCTCCTGAAATTGAATTGACCAATAGCGAACCAGAGAAAGACAGCTTGCAATTTTTATTGCACCCTACTTATCTCGAATTATTAGGAGATGAAGAAGAGGATTCTGTGGATGTTGGCATTGCAGAATATGAGCAGTTTGATTTCAAAGTATATCCCAATCCTACAAACTCCAGTTTCAATATTGACCTATCGGGAATGCAGCAAAACAATGGTCAATTATACAAAGTGGAAATTTACGATGTGGTAGGACAATTGATCTACAGCAAAGAAGCTGAGCAGGAAATACTCAATGTTTCCACTGATCAGTGGAGCTCAGGTTTGTACAATATCCGGCTGATCAATAAATCGGGCAATGCTTTCGGCTACAAAAAATTGGTGGTTACCGGATACTAA